The sequence AAATACCCGGCTATTAAGCCTCCTAATAACCCGCCGTGCCATGCCAGCCCTCCCTCATAAATCTTCAATACCTGCAGGGGGTTATTTATGAACCAGTGTGGAAAATTTGCAGCCACAAATACTATACGGGCACCTATTACCCCGCTTATTACAACAAGGATTACCAGATTCAGAAGCAGATCTTCACTTATACCGTATTTTTTGCCTTTATTTTTTAGATAATAGGCACCTATCAAAAACGAAACGGCCATAAAAATGCCGTACCAGTAGATTTTTAACGGCCCTATGCTGAAAGCAACAGGATTCAATTCTTCTATCAGCATTTAAGCAAAACCTCCCAGTTCTATGTTTGCTCGTTCTCTATCTGTTATTTTTTACTATTATCTCCCAATTGGGGAAATCTATTATTACTATATTATTTTATTATAGATAACCCGGATTTATCCCCGACTATAAATTAGACTGATACTGCAGTTCAATTTCCGGTTCCAATTCCCTTGTAGGTTCTCCAAACATTTCCTCAAAATTAACTACACCCTCTTTTTCAAAATCGGGGTAAACAAAATCTATTTTCCTGTTAAAGTCGTCATAATTTAGAAGGATATGGAAATTTGCCTTAAAGGTTTGTTTGCTGTTATCCGGGTCTTTAAATGTTAAGGCACCCTGAATCTCCTCCTGTCTTATAAAAGACTTTGAATCTATACCCATTTTTAGGACTAAATTATCGATCTCAATCATTTTTTGCAGTTCTTCAAAAAATGCCGCCATATCTCCTTCAGCACCTACCAGTTCCTGGTTTGTGGGAAATACGCCGAAAAACAGATCTTTGTATTCTTCTGATTTCATTTTTTCAATCAAAAGGGAAAGTATATTTCTAACGTCTTCCATATCTAGATTTATAGTTATTAGGTCTACTTTTACATTACCTTCAATATTCTCGCCCTTTTCGATTGTAAACCTCTCTTCAGGCAGTGCTTCAAAAAATTCCCTGTTAAATTCTTTCCCCAGCTTTTCACCCAGCCTCTGCTGTTTCTTCATATCGATATCAATCCCCTGTTTTTCTGCCATTTCTTCAGTATTCATATAAATATATTGGGGAAACATAGGGATTCTCATCCATATCTCCTGTTCTTTTGAATAAACATCCATCTCAAAATTCATTCCCTGGAATCCTAACTTCATATTCATTATCTGCTGTTGAGGGTCTTTCTGATATTTACCTTCGAATTCTGCCCCTATATTTTTAAATATGGCAGCCATCTGCTGGTCTTCGATGGTTATTGAATCCTGATCAAGGTTAAAATCAAATCCCAAATCTATTTTTCCTTTGACTGTAAAACTCTTGGTATCTAACTGATTATCAAGGGCTTCAATAACCATTTCTTTAGGATTTTTTTTGCCGCACCCCGTCATTATCAGCAATAAAAAAACAACTAAAACAACAGCAATTTTTTTGTGTTTCTTCAATGAAAATACCTCCTCTTGTTATTTCTGCTCCCAAATATTCAGTATTCGACACCATTGAAGAAATTCCTTTTCAAAAATCAAATAGCTGCCATTCGATATTCAAACCGGAAAGGATTTTAGATGCAGCTTGTTGCCTAATATAAAATAACGCCCAGCATCCCTGCGGCAATAATACCGAAAACAGGATGAAATTTTACCCTATAGACCATCACAAATACTACAATACATATTATCATGCTCTTTATATCAATCATTGCAGCTTTACCTAAAGTTATAGCTGCCGAAGCAATCAATCCTATGATAGCAGGTCTTATACCTTTAAATGCCCTCCTCACTGCCGGTGAACCCTTTATTTTCAAAAAAAAAGGAGCCAGCATCATTACCAGTAAGAAAGGCACCAAAACTACACTGACTGTAGACAGCAGCGAACCGATAACCCCACCTATCCGGTAACCTACAAAAGTTGATGAGTTTATGGCAATGGGACCGGGGGTTATTTCGGCAATCCCTACAATATCTATGAAATCATTCAGGGGTATCCACTGATGCCTGTAAATTATTTCCTTTTGTATAAAGGGAATCATGGTATACCCCCCACCGAAGCTGAAGGCACCTATTTTTAAGAATGAAATAACAAGTTCAGTGTTTGGCATGTCCCTTCCCCCTTCTGCTCTCTGTCAGGTAGCCTGTAATAGCTGCAGTCAGAATAATTACAATAGGATGAATATCCAATAAGACGATACCAATAACGCTCCCTGTAAAAATAAAAACATTAAACACATTTTTTTCAATTAAATTGCTCAATTTAATAATCGCAACTACAATAAGGGATACTACAGCAGGTCTTATGCCCATAAAAAATTTATTGACCAGTTCCATGTTTTTAAATTGATTGTATAGAATACTAATTGCCAAAATTATTATAAAGGAAGGGGTTATAACTCCTAAACCTGCAGAAATTGCTCCTGGAATCCCGAACAATTTATAACCTATAAAAGAGGCCATATTCACTGCAAGAGCGCCCGGTATCGTCTGTACCACCCCAATTATATCGACAAAATCCTCGGATTTCAGCCATTTTTGTTTATCAACGATTTCTACCTCTATAAGTGAAATCATGGCATAACCGCCGCCAAAGGTAAAAGCCCCTATTTTCAAAAAGATAAAAAAGAGCTTAGCTAAATTTTTCAACAAGATTAGCCTCCTGACAAAATTAAAAAATAAATAACATGAAGTCTTGTCGGTTTTATACTATTATATCTATAAACTATTTATTATACAAGGCTTGCATCAACATAAAAAAATAAGCCCATTTTTCAAGGCTTTGATTAAAAGGCAGGGATTATTCAACTCTAAATGATAAATTTCTTAACAGACTCCTCCATATCTTTAGCTATTTCTGCAAGGTGATTTGCTGCACTACTCAGTTCCTCTATTGATGCAGTTTGTTCTTCCGTCCCCGCTGATACCTCTTGGGTACTTGCTGCATGTTGCTGTGATATTGAAGCAATATCATTCATCAGGTCTGTAATATTCGCTATATAGCCCCCCAATAAATTTGGAGCAAATCCTTGTATATGCTAAAATTAAAAACAGGTGGTAGATAACATATGAAAAACAGGCAATATAGTGATGAATTTAAAGAGCAACTAATAAAAGAATGTCAGGAAACGGGTAATGTAGCATTAGTAGCAAGGCGTCATGAAATTTCGCCCAACACCATTCATACCTGGATCAGCAAATACCGCAAAAGAGGAACCGTGAAATCCCTACCCAAAACATGAGGTCTTTTTTTCTACGCCTGAATACATTTTTCCTCCCTACTACCTACTTAAATTTTACACTGCCATGAATTAACCGTTGTTCTTTTATCATCTAGCATAATATTATATAATTAAAATCAAGAAGGATAGCTTTATACCAAGTTTATTAATATAACCCTTAAAACCTTTCAGAAATTTTTGGAACAGGAAGGAGGCAAAATTATGCAAAGACGAAGACGATTTAAAGTCGTTTTAGAATGGAACGACGAGGATGGGGGGTATACCGTTACAGTACCGGCTTTGCCGGGATGTATAACCGAAGGAGATACCCTCGAGGAAGCATTAAGAAATGCTGAAGAAGCTATTACTGGCTATCTCGAAGCATTAAAGATTCAGGGCCGGCCGATTCCCGAAAAAGACGCAAATACATGGTAAAAAATTACTCAAATTAAAAACCTTGAAAAGTATCCTAACCCAAGCTGACCTTTCGGTGGACGAGCTCATTGAATTACTATAAATCTTAGAAAAAAAGGAATGTGGACTAAAAGCTATATCTGGAATAGCAACGGTAATCCGGGAGCTCTTTATAATGCTCAGGGTAAGTTGGTTTCACAATACAAGTAATCGAGAGGTGGATCAATGTTTGTAATAGATCGGTTTGAGAGCGATATGGCGGTAATAGAGTATAACGGCAGGACTTTTAACCTGCCGAAGAATCTTTTACCAAAAGAAGCAAAAGAGGGTGATGTGCTTAAAATATCAATTGATGTCGATAGAGAAGAAACGGAAAAATGCAGAGGAAAAATTAAAAACCT is a genomic window of Koleobacter methoxysyntrophicus containing:
- a CDS encoding DUF3006 domain-containing protein — protein: MFVIDRFESDMAVIEYNGRTFNLPKNLLPKEAKEGDVLKISIDVDREETEKCRGKIKNLIMVDNLEYELCISIL
- a CDS encoding transposase codes for the protein MKNRQYSDEFKEQLIKECQETGNVALVARRHEISPNTIHTWISKYRKRGTVKSLPKT
- a CDS encoding chromate transporter yields the protein MKNLAKLFFIFLKIGAFTFGGGYAMISLIEVEIVDKQKWLKSEDFVDIIGVVQTIPGALAVNMASFIGYKLFGIPGAISAGLGVITPSFIIILAISILYNQFKNMELVNKFFMGIRPAVVSLIVVAIIKLSNLIEKNVFNVFIFTGSVIGIVLLDIHPIVIILTAAITGYLTESRRGKGHAKH
- a CDS encoding chromate transporter, whose protein sequence is MPNTELVISFLKIGAFSFGGGYTMIPFIQKEIIYRHQWIPLNDFIDIVGIAEITPGPIAINSSTFVGYRIGGVIGSLLSTVSVVLVPFLLVMMLAPFFLKIKGSPAVRRAFKGIRPAIIGLIASAAITLGKAAMIDIKSMIICIVVFVMVYRVKFHPVFGIIAAGMLGVILY
- a CDS encoding type II toxin-antitoxin system HicB family antitoxin, which produces MQRRRRFKVVLEWNDEDGGYTVTVPALPGCITEGDTLEEALRNAEEAITGYLEALKIQGRPIPEKDANTW